A single Actinomadura algeriensis DNA region contains:
- a CDS encoding TetR/AcrR family transcriptional regulator: MSDAGHVPGTVRPGGRTARIRTAVLRAAEDALIECGFAGVDLAEIARRAEVGKTTVYRRWGTPQGLVADLLADMADQSVRRTETGALADDLRANARLVLRTLTDPRQGVLFKAVISAAAGDARTAEALHRFYAARIAEWSPCVEQAIVRGEAPDGTDAAEVVRAVSAPLYYRFLVSGDPLDETVADQSAHAAACAAGAGAYVR, encoded by the coding sequence ATGAGTGACGCAGGGCACGTTCCGGGCACCGTGCGCCCCGGCGGCCGCACCGCCCGGATCCGCACCGCCGTGCTGCGCGCCGCCGAGGACGCGCTGATCGAGTGCGGCTTCGCGGGCGTGGACCTCGCCGAGATCGCCCGCCGCGCCGAGGTCGGCAAGACGACCGTCTACCGCCGGTGGGGCACCCCGCAGGGGCTCGTCGCCGATCTGCTCGCGGACATGGCGGACCAGTCCGTCCGGCGCACCGAGACCGGCGCCCTGGCCGACGACCTGCGCGCCAACGCCCGGCTGGTGCTCCGCACCCTCACCGATCCGCGCCAGGGCGTCCTGTTCAAGGCGGTGATCTCCGCCGCGGCCGGCGACGCCCGCACCGCCGAGGCGCTGCACCGCTTCTACGCCGCCCGGATCGCCGAATGGTCCCCGTGCGTCGAGCAGGCGATCGTCCGGGGCGAGGCTCCCGACGGCACCGACGCCGCCGAGGTCGTCCGCGCGGTGTCGGCGCCGCTGTACTACCGGTTCCTCGTCAGCGGCGACCCGCTGGACGAAACCGTCGCCGACCAGAGCGCCCACGCCGCCGCCTGCGCGGCCGGAGCGGGCGCCTACGTGCGCTGA
- a CDS encoding MFS transporter, translating into MTGRERLLLTLLLGAQFMVAVDFSILNVALPEVGAGLGFSLANLQWIATAFALAAAGFTLLFGRVADLVGRKRLFVGGMAVLGGASLLGGLATGPEVLLVARVLQGLATAAVTPAGLALLTTAFREGPLRERALGLNGALMSAGFTAGAILGGLLTGLLSWRWAFLINVPVAALVVVLAPRVVREDRTRERPRLDVPGAVTVTAGLLLLVFGLTQAGEHGWTAPPTLVALAAAAALLVAFWFVERRTGEPLVPIALLKRRNVVWGNVAGLVAFVTETSLVFLLTLYLQKVLGYSPLATGLAFGVLGLGTVLGGTLGGRTVGRFGARATIAAGGLLQAAATLPLVALGASGGWIWPLLAGTFAGGVGNMLVIVAFMVTATSGLPDAEQGRATGIATMSQQVGITMGTPIMSAIATAAMAGTAGADAVLSGVRVAIGVNALLVVAGSLLAAALLGRSTRRNA; encoded by the coding sequence ATGACGGGCCGGGAACGGCTGCTGCTCACGCTTCTGCTCGGCGCCCAGTTCATGGTCGCCGTGGACTTCTCGATCCTGAACGTCGCGCTGCCCGAGGTCGGCGCCGGTCTCGGCTTCTCGCTGGCGAACCTGCAGTGGATCGCCACCGCGTTCGCGCTGGCCGCCGCCGGGTTCACGCTGCTGTTCGGCCGGGTGGCCGACCTGGTGGGACGCAAGCGGCTGTTCGTCGGCGGCATGGCCGTGCTCGGCGGGGCCTCCCTGCTGGGCGGGCTGGCCACCGGCCCGGAGGTCCTGCTGGTCGCCCGGGTGCTGCAGGGACTGGCGACCGCGGCCGTCACCCCGGCCGGGCTGGCGCTGCTGACCACCGCGTTCCGGGAAGGGCCGCTGCGGGAGCGGGCGCTCGGCCTCAACGGCGCGCTGATGTCGGCCGGGTTCACCGCCGGGGCGATCCTCGGCGGCCTGCTGACCGGTCTGCTGTCCTGGCGCTGGGCGTTCCTGATCAACGTTCCGGTCGCCGCGCTGGTCGTCGTGCTCGCCCCGCGCGTCGTCCGCGAGGACCGGACCCGGGAGCGGCCACGGCTGGACGTGCCCGGCGCCGTGACCGTCACCGCCGGGCTGCTGCTGCTGGTGTTCGGCCTCACCCAGGCGGGCGAGCACGGCTGGACGGCCCCGCCGACGCTGGTCGCACTGGCCGCCGCAGCCGCGCTGCTCGTCGCGTTCTGGTTCGTCGAACGGCGCACCGGCGAGCCGCTGGTCCCGATCGCGCTGCTGAAGCGCCGCAACGTCGTCTGGGGGAACGTCGCCGGGCTCGTCGCCTTCGTCACCGAGACGTCGCTGGTGTTCCTGCTCACCCTCTACCTGCAGAAGGTCCTGGGCTACTCGCCGCTGGCGACCGGCCTGGCGTTCGGAGTCCTCGGGCTCGGGACCGTGCTGGGCGGGACTCTCGGCGGCCGGACGGTCGGACGGTTCGGCGCCCGCGCCACCATCGCGGCCGGGGGCCTGCTGCAGGCGGCGGCGACGCTGCCGCTCGTCGCGCTGGGCGCGTCCGGCGGCTGGATCTGGCCGCTGCTCGCCGGGACGTTCGCGGGCGGCGTCGGCAACATGCTGGTGATCGTCGCGTTCATGGTGACCGCCACGTCCGGGCTGCCGGACGCCGAGCAGGGCCGGGCCACCGGCATCGCCACGATGAGCCAGCAGGTCGGCATCACCATGGGCACCCCGATCATGAGCGCGATCGCGACCGCCGCGATGGCCGGGACGGCCGGGGCGGACGCGGTGCTGTCGGGCGTCCGGGTCGCGATCGGCGTCAACGCCCTGCTCGTGGTGGCCGGGTCCCTCCTCGCCGCCGCCCTCCTCGGCCGCTCCACCCGAAGGAACGCCTGA
- a CDS encoding SDR family NAD(P)-dependent oxidoreductase yields MDLELTGKVFIVTGASAGIGAATAALLRAEGARAVGVARRAGGDDDIAADLTEPDAARRVIGTVLDRHGRLDGLVNNAGALTSRTGFLDVGDDDWHATFELNLHAAVRMTRAALPALLDGGGGIVHVSSEAGRFPDAPLVDYAAAKTALLSVSKTLAAEFGPRGVRSNVVSPGPTRTRLWDAPGGFAEQLAARYGLPVEDAVERFVKEERRLPSGRLGTPDDVARVIAYLLSPLAGQVTGAEWAVDGGALRQI; encoded by the coding sequence ATGGATCTGGAACTGACCGGCAAGGTCTTCATCGTCACCGGGGCGTCCGCCGGGATCGGCGCCGCGACCGCCGCGCTGCTGCGTGCCGAGGGCGCCCGCGCCGTCGGCGTGGCCCGCCGTGCCGGCGGGGACGACGACATCGCCGCCGATCTCACCGAGCCGGACGCCGCCCGCCGCGTCATCGGCACCGTCCTGGACCGGCACGGCCGCCTCGACGGGCTCGTGAACAACGCGGGCGCCCTCACCTCCCGCACCGGGTTCCTCGACGTCGGCGACGACGACTGGCACGCGACGTTCGAGCTCAACCTGCACGCGGCCGTCCGGATGACGCGCGCCGCGCTGCCCGCCCTGCTCGACGGGGGCGGCGGCATCGTGCACGTGTCAAGTGAGGCGGGCCGGTTCCCGGACGCGCCGCTGGTCGACTACGCGGCGGCCAAGACGGCGCTGCTGTCGGTGTCGAAGACGCTCGCCGCCGAGTTCGGCCCGCGCGGCGTCCGGTCCAACGTGGTGTCGCCCGGCCCGACGCGCACCCGGTTGTGGGACGCGCCGGGCGGCTTCGCCGAGCAGCTCGCGGCGCGGTACGGCCTGCCGGTGGAGGACGCCGTCGAGCGGTTCGTCAAGGAGGAGCGCCGCCTGCCGAGCGGGCGCCTCGGCACGCCGGACGACGTGGCGCGCGTCATCGCCTACCTGCTGTCCCCGCTCGCCGGCCAGGTGACGGGTGCCGAATGGGCGGTGGACGGCGGGGCGCTGCGGCAGATCTGA